The Fundidesulfovibrio magnetotacticus genome has a segment encoding these proteins:
- a CDS encoding tetratricopeptide repeat protein produces MRFDPSSLSVAILSGDVRHAALDKNTLLRMRFQDVRAFQSLQQSQGHLESGNASIALIDSALADMDGIACLRQLAKGRRTSVKALVMVTSESQQEYVMDAVSAGCSGYVIRPYSLETMEKHIRAAWNSLSPGEIEEEMLQSAQDALRRQDFDAAISEFEEMVSEENEALKYFNLGMDYLREKKYGKAILSFNKAVALNELYAEAHRGLAYAHKGKGDDSAYQEHLRRAADLFALQDKLAELKEVFVEILRDDPEAVNPYNTLGVKLRRSGDYLGALHAYNQALSVTPEDENLHYNIAKAHIYAGDTDRALDHLRQALVLKPDFSEAGQLARRLEHGESAGADPKDATPARASAGGLLLD; encoded by the coding sequence ATGCGATTTGACCCCAGCAGCCTCTCGGTGGCCATCCTTTCGGGCGACGTGCGCCACGCCGCCCTGGACAAGAACACCCTGCTGCGCATGAGGTTTCAGGATGTCCGGGCCTTCCAGTCGCTCCAGCAGTCGCAGGGCCACCTGGAGTCGGGCAACGCAAGCATCGCGCTCATCGACTCCGCCCTGGCCGACATGGACGGCATCGCCTGCCTGCGCCAACTGGCCAAGGGCAGGCGTACCTCCGTGAAGGCCCTGGTGATGGTCACCAGCGAGAGCCAGCAGGAATACGTGATGGACGCCGTCTCCGCCGGATGCTCGGGCTATGTGATCCGTCCGTATTCCCTGGAGACCATGGAGAAACACATCCGCGCCGCCTGGAACTCGCTCTCGCCCGGAGAGATCGAGGAGGAGATGCTTCAGAGCGCCCAGGACGCGCTGCGTCGCCAGGACTTCGACGCCGCCATCAGCGAATTCGAGGAAATGGTCTCCGAGGAGAACGAGGCCCTCAAGTATTTCAACCTGGGCATGGACTACCTCCGGGAGAAGAAATACGGCAAGGCCATCCTCTCCTTCAACAAGGCCGTGGCCCTCAACGAACTCTACGCCGAGGCCCATCGGGGGCTGGCCTACGCCCACAAGGGCAAAGGCGACGATTCGGCCTACCAGGAGCATCTGCGCCGCGCCGCCGACCTCTTCGCGCTGCAGGACAAGCTCGCGGAACTCAAGGAAGTGTTCGTGGAGATTCTGCGCGACGACCCGGAAGCCGTGAACCCCTACAACACCCTGGGGGTGAAGCTCAGGCGCTCCGGGGACTACCTGGGCGCGCTCCATGCCTACAATCAGGCCCTCTCCGTCACTCCGGAGGACGAAAACCTCCACTACAACATCGCCAAAGCCCACATCTACGCGGGAGACACCGACCGCGCCCTGGATCACCTGCGCCAGGCCCTGGTCCTGAAGCCGGACTTCTCGGAAGCGGGCCAGCTGGCTCGCCGACTCGAACACGGCGAGTCCGCCGGGGCAGACCCCAAAGACGCGACTCCGGCCAGGGCAAGCGCCGGAGGGCTCCTCCTCGACTGA
- a CDS encoding two-component regulator propeller domain-containing protein translates to MIRPDGRPSLRPGLPQTLATLFVLFFMAAQAPCSALAAPRFQPRFQSFGVDEGLSQSSAVCMAQDREGFLWIGTYSGLNRFDGRSFTIFSSDILPDANIRSLAVDAKGDLWAGTRSAGLLHRDRTTGRFEVHSHNPDNPASIPSNEVHAIHEDASGILRVGTGGGLAEMDRTTGRFRRIGQAEAAASKDADIVAIAQDASGQVWAASRKALLLLDGKRGVLEAPEWPELTRLLSEAQINALHPDGGSVLWIATDGVGILRLDTAERTLERYIPSVGVFRILRDRRGMLWAATSAGVGRLVEQDGARSFEFFPHNPYVPDSVSQSDVISILEDESGILWFGTYSAGVSKLIPGSRWFAVYRQTPGEPGGLPGKEVGAVRLDREGGLWIGLRYEGMVRLDASRRLDKAWRNNPADPTSLGDDMINCIMEDSRGRIWVGTVEKGISILDRSTNTFTHLRSDRDDPNTLSQDKIWWLFEDHSGIVWAGTSKGGLNRIDPDTGKVTRYQNDPANPDSISHDRVRHIIQTRDGALWIGTNGGINRFDPHTGVFRHWRNDPRDPKSLSNDRVTPIVEAPTGKLWVGTDGGLNLFDPATGECRRWSERDGLTDDGIQGLALDAQGRVWMSTFKGISRLDPETGAIRNYARGDGLAGLEYYMNAFHKGAGANMVFGGFSGVNEFDPSLVEPNTHAPRTALSGLKVNNHPRPLDVPAAEPVVTLSPGDLSVSFEFASLDFANPQKNHFAYRLEGFDTDWVEGQTANHATYTNLDPGRYTFQARSANDEGLWGPVLSVSLVVTPPVWRTVWFKTLCLAAAAAALWGLYTWRLAALKARRAELEETVSRQVASLRHEIEERVRAEKDLRDSQQSFQAIFQYSPVAVAISSLRGGRVIQVNRAFCALTGHDAQEVMGVPGLELGLWANLADRKAILDDLNARRVVLNREIALHHRQGPGAPLPALCSAALIEVFNEPSVLWIFADISERKRLETELIEARERAEASNQAKSDFLANVSHEIRSPLNAILGLTDISLHQNPPPELRVNLEKVTTAGRMLQGLINDLLDLSKIEAGKLELVPAPFRLSSVLDSVRDIFTDKAEEKRLHFTIQKAPDMPGALVGDSLRLEQVLINLVGNALKFTEHGEVSLSVSAGRVTPDAVEAVFTVRDTGIGMTLEQAARIFNPFEQADSSTSRRFGGTGLGLSIVRRLADMMGGDVAVDTEPDRGSTFTFRATLGVDRDSALHDALPRGDHSTLRGVKILVVDDNALNRELTSELLRMAGMVPSVAENGSQALERLENESFAAVLLDVQMPVMDGYELARAIRQRQDGTRPVLVALTAHAMAGDRERCLEAGMDGYLTKPVLPETLYATLVRCLGRVGQPGAARTRE, encoded by the coding sequence ATGATCCGCCCCGACGGACGGCCCTCGCTCCGACCGGGCCTCCCACAGACCCTGGCGACGTTGTTCGTCCTGTTCTTCATGGCGGCGCAAGCGCCCTGCTCCGCCCTGGCGGCCCCCCGTTTCCAGCCGCGCTTCCAGAGCTTCGGCGTGGACGAGGGCCTTTCCCAATCCTCCGCCGTGTGCATGGCGCAGGACCGCGAGGGCTTCCTCTGGATCGGCACCTACTCCGGCCTGAACCGCTTCGACGGCCGTTCCTTCACCATCTTCTCCTCCGACATTCTGCCCGACGCCAACATCCGCTCCCTGGCCGTGGACGCCAAAGGCGACCTCTGGGCCGGCACACGCAGCGCGGGCCTGCTGCACCGCGACAGGACCACGGGGCGTTTCGAAGTCCATTCCCACAACCCGGACAACCCGGCGAGCATCCCCAGCAACGAGGTGCACGCCATCCACGAAGACGCCTCCGGCATCCTGCGCGTCGGCACGGGGGGCGGCCTGGCCGAAATGGACCGGACCACGGGCCGCTTCCGGCGCATCGGGCAGGCCGAGGCGGCGGCGTCCAAAGACGCCGACATCGTGGCCATCGCCCAGGACGCCTCGGGACAGGTCTGGGCCGCTTCGCGCAAGGCGCTCCTGCTCCTTGACGGCAAGCGCGGCGTTTTGGAGGCTCCCGAATGGCCGGAGCTGACAAGGCTGCTCTCCGAGGCCCAGATCAACGCGCTCCACCCCGACGGCGGTTCCGTGCTCTGGATAGCCACCGACGGCGTGGGCATCCTGCGCCTGGACACTGCCGAGCGCACCCTGGAACGTTACATCCCCTCCGTGGGGGTCTTCCGCATCCTGCGCGACCGCCGCGGCATGCTCTGGGCCGCCACCAGCGCGGGCGTGGGCAGGCTCGTGGAGCAGGACGGGGCCAGGTCCTTCGAATTCTTCCCCCACAACCCCTACGTGCCGGACTCCGTCAGCCAGAGCGACGTGATCTCCATCCTGGAAGACGAGTCGGGCATCCTCTGGTTCGGCACCTACTCGGCGGGCGTGAGCAAGCTCATCCCCGGGTCGCGCTGGTTCGCGGTCTACCGCCAGACCCCGGGCGAGCCCGGAGGCCTCCCCGGCAAGGAGGTGGGCGCGGTGCGCCTCGACCGCGAAGGCGGCCTCTGGATCGGCCTGCGCTACGAGGGCATGGTCCGCCTGGACGCCTCGCGGCGTCTGGACAAGGCCTGGCGCAACAACCCGGCCGACCCCACCAGCCTTGGAGACGACATGATCAACTGCATCATGGAAGACTCCCGGGGGCGCATCTGGGTGGGCACGGTGGAAAAGGGCATCAGCATCCTCGACCGCTCCACCAACACCTTCACCCACCTGCGAAGCGACCGCGACGACCCGAACACCCTCTCGCAGGACAAGATCTGGTGGCTCTTCGAGGACCACTCGGGCATCGTCTGGGCCGGCACCAGCAAGGGCGGGCTCAACCGCATCGACCCCGACACGGGCAAGGTGACCCGCTACCAGAACGACCCCGCCAACCCCGACTCCATCAGCCACGACCGCGTGCGCCACATCATCCAGACGCGCGACGGCGCGCTCTGGATCGGCACCAACGGCGGCATCAACCGCTTCGACCCGCACACAGGCGTCTTCCGCCACTGGCGCAACGACCCGCGCGACCCCAAAAGTCTCTCCAACGACCGCGTCACCCCCATCGTGGAAGCCCCCACTGGCAAGCTCTGGGTGGGCACCGACGGCGGGCTCAACCTCTTCGATCCCGCCACCGGCGAGTGCAGGCGCTGGTCTGAGCGCGACGGACTCACCGACGACGGCATCCAGGGCCTGGCGCTGGACGCCCAGGGCCGCGTCTGGATGAGCACCTTCAAGGGCATCTCCCGGCTCGACCCCGAGACCGGGGCCATCCGGAACTACGCCAGGGGCGACGGCCTGGCGGGGCTCGAATACTATATGAACGCCTTCCACAAAGGCGCCGGGGCGAACATGGTTTTCGGCGGCTTCTCGGGCGTCAACGAATTCGATCCCTCCCTTGTGGAACCCAACACCCACGCTCCCCGGACGGCCCTCTCGGGGCTCAAGGTGAACAACCACCCCCGCCCGCTGGATGTCCCGGCGGCCGAGCCCGTGGTGACCCTCTCTCCCGGCGACCTGAGCGTCTCCTTCGAATTTGCCTCGCTGGACTTCGCCAACCCCCAGAAAAATCACTTCGCCTACCGCCTCGAAGGCTTCGACACAGACTGGGTGGAAGGCCAGACGGCCAACCACGCCACCTACACCAACCTCGATCCCGGCCGTTACACCTTCCAGGCCCGCTCGGCCAACGACGAAGGGCTCTGGGGGCCCGTCCTTTCGGTTTCGCTTGTTGTCACGCCGCCTGTGTGGCGCACGGTCTGGTTCAAGACCCTCTGCCTGGCGGCGGCCGCAGCCGCGCTCTGGGGCCTCTACACGTGGCGGCTGGCCGCGCTCAAGGCCCGGCGCGCGGAGCTCGAAGAGACCGTCTCGCGCCAGGTGGCCTCGCTGCGCCACGAGATCGAGGAACGCGTGCGCGCCGAAAAAGACCTGCGCGACAGCCAGCAAAGCTTCCAGGCCATCTTCCAGTACAGCCCCGTGGCCGTGGCCATCTCCTCCCTGCGCGGCGGGCGCGTCATCCAGGTGAACCGGGCCTTCTGCGCCCTCACCGGGCACGACGCCCAGGAGGTCATGGGCGTCCCGGGCCTGGAGCTGGGCCTGTGGGCGAACCTGGCCGATCGCAAGGCCATCCTGGATGATCTGAATGCCCGGCGGGTGGTGCTCAACCGCGAAATCGCCCTGCACCACCGCCAGGGGCCCGGCGCCCCCCTGCCCGCCCTGTGCTCCGCGGCGCTCATCGAGGTGTTCAACGAGCCCAGCGTTCTGTGGATCTTCGCAGACATCTCCGAACGCAAGCGCCTGGAAACCGAACTCATCGAGGCCAGGGAGCGCGCCGAGGCCTCCAACCAGGCCAAGAGCGACTTCCTGGCCAACGTCAGCCACGAGATCCGCTCGCCCCTCAACGCCATCCTGGGCCTCACGGACATCTCCCTGCACCAGAACCCGCCGCCCGAGCTGCGCGTCAACCTCGAAAAGGTCACCACCGCCGGGCGCATGCTCCAGGGCCTGATCAACGACCTGCTCGACCTCTCCAAGATCGAGGCCGGCAAGCTGGAACTGGTGCCGGCCCCCTTCCGGCTCTCCTCCGTGCTGGACTCCGTGCGCGACATCTTCACGGACAAGGCCGAGGAAAAGCGTCTGCACTTCACCATCCAGAAAGCCCCCGACATGCCGGGCGCCCTGGTGGGAGACAGCCTGCGCCTGGAGCAGGTGCTCATCAATCTGGTGGGCAACGCCCTCAAGTTCACCGAGCACGGGGAGGTGTCCTTGAGCGTCAGCGCCGGGCGCGTCACCCCCGACGCCGTGGAGGCCGTGTTCACCGTGCGCGACACCGGCATCGGCATGACCCTCGAGCAGGCCGCGCGCATCTTCAACCCCTTCGAGCAGGCCGACAGCTCCACCTCGCGCCGCTTCGGCGGCACGGGGCTGGGCCTCTCCATCGTGCGCCGCCTGGCCGACATGATGGGGGGTGACGTTGCCGTGGACACCGAACCCGACCGGGGCAGCACTTTCACTTTCCGGGCCACCCTGGGCGTGGACCGCGACAGCGCCCTGCACGACGCCCTGCCGCGCGGCGACCACTCCACCCTGCGCGGCGTGAAGATCCTCGTGGTGGACGACAACGCCCTCAACCGCGAACTCACCTCCGAACTCCTGCGCATGGCGGGCATGGTCCCGTCCGTCGCGGAGAACGGCAGCCAGGCCCTGGAACGGCTGGAAAACGAATCCTTTGCCGCCGTGCTCCTGGACGTGCAGATGCCCGTCATGGACGGCTACGAGCTGGCCCGGGCCATCCGGCAACGCCAGGACGGCACGCGCCCGGTGCTCGTGGCCCTCACCGCCCACGCCATGGCCGGCGACCGCGAACGCTGCCTGGAGGCGGGCATGGACGGCTACCTCACCAAGCCGGTGCTTCCCGAGACCCTCTACGCCACCCTTGTCCGCTGCCTGGGCCGCGTCGGCCAGCCCGGCGCGGCGCGGACGCGCGAATAG
- a CDS encoding tetratricopeptide repeat protein produces the protein MPLQDDAPRALGVYARSVESEIGTGATAGTRETVTWWYARLASPGRVELQPLTSAGLPSGIVSRMALAEFLKVHRPEPFYYRENPSQALDALCQALLDPRGGGLPALGARERKTLAAFVGAEPPAGEDPEYMAQARQTLETLRCTAPDALEEHRASLNHFAVSLRKEGHFNESIGFYEKAVELEGNDENVFFNLARVHYDKGDRDACREALERALSINPGFMEAIRFLRFLSGKKLA, from the coding sequence ATGCCCCTGCAGGATGACGCGCCCAGGGCGCTTGGCGTCTACGCACGCAGCGTGGAGAGCGAGATCGGCACCGGCGCCACCGCCGGAACCCGCGAAACCGTCACCTGGTGGTACGCGCGTCTGGCGTCGCCCGGCCGGGTGGAACTGCAGCCCCTCACCAGCGCGGGGCTGCCCTCGGGCATCGTCTCGCGCATGGCCCTGGCCGAATTCCTGAAAGTCCACCGCCCGGAGCCCTTCTACTACCGGGAGAACCCCTCCCAGGCCCTGGACGCCCTCTGCCAGGCGCTCCTCGATCCGCGGGGCGGCGGGCTCCCCGCCCTGGGCGCGCGGGAGCGCAAGACGCTCGCGGCCTTCGTGGGGGCCGAGCCCCCTGCCGGGGAGGACCCGGAATACATGGCCCAGGCCCGCCAGACCCTGGAGACTCTGCGCTGCACCGCCCCGGACGCCCTGGAGGAACACCGCGCGAGCCTCAACCATTTCGCCGTGAGTCTGCGCAAGGAAGGCCATTTCAACGAGTCCATCGGCTTCTACGAGAAGGCCGTGGAGCTTGAAGGCAACGACGAGAACGTCTTCTTCAACCTGGCCCGGGTGCACTACGACAAGGGCGACCGGGACGCCTGCCGCGAGGCCCTGGAGCGCGCCCTGTCCATCAATCCGGGCTTCATGGAGGCCATCCGCTTCCTGCGCTTCCTCTCCGGGAAGAAGCTCGCCTAG
- a CDS encoding fused MFS/spermidine synthase, whose product MLEIVVFLCGAVVMVIELAATRILAPYLGTSTVVWTSVIGVILAALSLGYWWGGRLADRNPSRKALSGVILAAAACTAAIGFSNTFVVEMIRASGTGLHASSLLAVACLFGPASTLLGMIAPFAARIRLTDTATAGRTVGRLYALSTAGSIVGVFAGGFFLIAYFGSSAILFLTAAVLAGASALCHAGRWPLKALAALACVGLYLFSASQTAALTAKGVVDVDTPYQRAMVYPSRDYTTGRTIVALSTGPEGVQGGVYPDEPEALALNYTRFLPLASHFAPGMRRVLVLGGGAYAFPKYVLRSHPAADVDVVELDPGITALARAHFFLPDDPRLTIRHEDARTFLNANTQRYDVIVVDVFNSAASIPFHLATVETVRRLALALADDGVLIVNTIGALQGPRARLYKSFAATYSQAFPQVHAVRTWSGGAEDAPQNLLLVCFKTDAPRDWTSADPAMAGRLDRRIPPPDLSGALVLTDEYAPVERYLTGW is encoded by the coding sequence ATGCTGGAGATCGTCGTCTTCCTCTGCGGCGCGGTGGTCATGGTCATCGAGTTGGCCGCCACGCGCATCCTGGCTCCTTACCTGGGCACGTCCACGGTGGTCTGGACCAGCGTCATCGGGGTCATCCTGGCGGCCCTGTCCCTGGGCTACTGGTGGGGCGGGCGCCTGGCCGACCGCAACCCCTCGCGCAAGGCCCTCTCGGGCGTGATCCTGGCCGCCGCCGCCTGCACGGCGGCCATCGGCTTCTCCAACACCTTCGTGGTGGAGATGATCCGCGCCTCGGGCACGGGGCTGCACGCCTCGTCGCTCCTGGCGGTGGCCTGCCTCTTCGGCCCGGCGTCCACGCTGCTGGGCATGATCGCCCCCTTCGCCGCGCGCATCCGGCTCACGGACACGGCCACGGCCGGGCGCACCGTGGGACGGCTTTACGCCCTCTCCACGGCGGGTTCCATCGTGGGGGTCTTCGCGGGGGGCTTCTTCCTCATCGCCTACTTCGGCAGCTCGGCCATCCTCTTCCTGACGGCCGCCGTGCTGGCCGGGGCCTCGGCCCTGTGCCACGCCGGGCGCTGGCCCCTGAAGGCCCTGGCCGCCCTGGCCTGCGTGGGGCTCTACCTCTTCAGCGCCTCCCAGACCGCCGCCCTGACCGCAAAGGGCGTGGTGGACGTGGACACCCCCTACCAGCGCGCCATGGTCTACCCCTCGCGCGACTACACCACCGGCCGGACCATCGTGGCCCTGAGCACCGGCCCCGAGGGCGTGCAGGGGGGCGTCTACCCCGACGAGCCCGAGGCCCTGGCCCTCAACTACACGCGGTTCCTGCCATTGGCCTCGCACTTCGCCCCGGGCATGCGCCGCGTGCTGGTGCTGGGCGGCGGGGCCTACGCCTTCCCCAAGTACGTGCTGCGCAGCCACCCGGCCGCCGACGTGGACGTGGTGGAGCTCGACCCCGGCATCACGGCCCTGGCCCGCGCGCACTTCTTCCTGCCAGATGACCCGCGCCTGACCATCCGCCACGAGGACGCCCGGACCTTCCTCAACGCCAACACGCAACGCTACGACGTGATCGTGGTGGACGTGTTCAACTCCGCGGCCTCCATCCCCTTCCACCTGGCCACGGTGGAGACCGTGCGCCGCCTGGCCCTGGCCCTGGCGGACGACGGGGTGCTCATCGTGAACACCATCGGCGCGCTCCAGGGGCCGCGCGCAAGGCTTTACAAATCCTTCGCGGCCACATACTCCCAGGCCTTCCCGCAGGTCCACGCGGTCCGAACCTGGAGCGGCGGCGCGGAGGATGCCCCGCAGAACCTCCTGCTGGTCTGCTTCAAGACCGACGCCCCCAGGGATTGGACCAGCGCCGATCCCGCGATGGCCGGACGCCTGGACCGCCGGATCCCGCCGCCGGACCTCTCCGGCGCGCTGGTCCTTACCGATGAATACGCACCCGTAGAACGTTATTTGACCGGATGGTGA
- a CDS encoding tetratricopeptide repeat protein — protein MEHAAAKLHGIFSQETAVTLGTGATRRKTVTRTYWFAREVQNGKVEMRSLDVDFQLQGTLLLLDREDVLTGYMPEAQTTYQYLSRPLMQGDAYREVGNHPGAVREYEKVRRIDEANVRAAFGLGISLLALGLTDKAVHVFDNLLELDEAFEDEHKHLFNELGIALRKRGLLDQTLRYYFRAQEMTFLDENLQFNIARAYLEKNDLDNALKHLLNALDINSFFGEGLQFARYILDRGLLNEDDKRRRQLHQTLRAAGYLE, from the coding sequence ATGGAGCACGCCGCCGCCAAACTCCACGGCATCTTCTCCCAGGAGACCGCCGTGACCCTCGGCACGGGCGCCACCCGGCGCAAAACCGTCACCAGGACCTACTGGTTCGCCCGGGAAGTCCAGAACGGCAAGGTGGAGATGCGCAGCCTCGACGTGGATTTCCAGCTCCAGGGCACGCTCCTCCTGCTGGACCGCGAAGATGTGCTCACCGGCTACATGCCCGAGGCCCAAACCACCTACCAGTACCTGAGCCGCCCCCTGATGCAGGGCGACGCCTACCGCGAGGTCGGCAATCACCCCGGGGCCGTGCGCGAATACGAGAAGGTGCGCCGCATCGACGAAGCCAACGTCCGCGCGGCCTTCGGCCTGGGCATCTCGCTGCTGGCCCTGGGGCTCACGGACAAGGCCGTGCACGTCTTCGACAACCTCCTGGAACTCGACGAGGCCTTCGAAGACGAACACAAGCACCTCTTCAACGAACTGGGCATCGCGCTGCGCAAGCGCGGCCTTCTGGACCAGACCCTGCGCTACTACTTCCGCGCCCAGGAGATGACCTTCCTGGACGAAAACCTCCAATTCAACATCGCCAGGGCCTACCTCGAAAAAAACGATCTGGACAACGCCCTGAAACATCTGCTCAATGCCCTGGACATCAACAGCTTCTTCGGAGAGGGGCTTCAGTTCGCCCGGTACATCCTGGACAGAGGGCTCCTGAACGAGGACGACAAGCGCCGCCGCCAGCTTCACCAGACGCTGCGCGCGGCAGGATATCTGGAGTGA
- a CDS encoding YchJ family protein, whose amino-acid sequence MTDEKSCPCGSGRDLAECCGPIVSGEMAAPTAEALMRSRYTAYALGDLAHLKRSLDPKWHATFDEQGTREWSEKADWQGLTVLSTKGGQEGDEEGEVEFVARFLMDGEEQELRERARFRRREGRWGYVDGKVKSNREPVKAAGPKVGRNDPCPCGSGKKHKKCCG is encoded by the coding sequence ATGACCGACGAGAAGTCCTGTCCCTGCGGCTCCGGCCGCGACCTGGCCGAGTGCTGCGGCCCCATCGTATCGGGCGAGATGGCCGCGCCCACGGCCGAGGCGCTCATGCGCTCGCGCTACACGGCCTACGCTCTGGGCGACCTGGCGCACCTGAAGCGCTCCCTGGACCCCAAATGGCACGCCACCTTCGACGAACAGGGCACGCGCGAGTGGTCCGAAAAGGCCGACTGGCAGGGCCTGACGGTGCTTTCCACCAAGGGCGGCCAGGAGGGCGACGAGGAAGGCGAGGTGGAGTTCGTGGCCCGCTTCCTGATGGACGGCGAGGAGCAGGAACTGCGCGAGCGCGCGCGCTTCCGCCGCCGCGAGGGCCGCTGGGGCTACGTGGACGGCAAAGTGAAGTCCAACCGGGAGCCCGTGAAGGCCGCCGGGCCCAAAGTGGGCCGCAACGACCCCTGCCCCTGCGGCAGCGGCAAGAAGCACAAGAAGTGCTGCGGCTGA
- the prmC gene encoding peptide chain release factor N(5)-glutamine methyltransferase — MSRQPTIREILQKTEAYFSEKAVDSPRLSAQLVLAKGLGIDRMALILDLDRPLSHPELDALRPLVARRGRGEPTAYILGEREFYSLTFQVGPGVLVPRPETELIVETALGLFPKDAPLHAADLGCGSGCLAVCLAFHLPLARVTALDSSPEALAVARANALRHGVEDRTEFVEADFSGLPEAPGGYQLVVSNPPYVSREEYAELSPEVARFEPRQALTPGPTGLEAYPAVLAAARDRLAAGGALLAEIGWKQGQAVKDLFEAPEHGFTQVRVLKDLAGLDRAVLGRKPG, encoded by the coding sequence ATGTCCCGACAGCCCACCATCCGGGAAATCCTCCAGAAGACCGAGGCCTACTTTTCCGAAAAGGCCGTGGACTCGCCCCGCCTCTCGGCCCAGCTCGTGCTGGCCAAGGGCCTGGGCATCGACCGCATGGCCCTCATCCTCGACCTGGACCGGCCCCTGTCCCATCCCGAACTGGACGCCCTGCGCCCCCTGGTGGCCCGGCGCGGCCGGGGAGAGCCCACGGCCTATATCCTGGGCGAGCGCGAATTCTACAGCCTGACCTTCCAGGTGGGCCCCGGAGTGCTGGTGCCCCGGCCCGAGACCGAGCTGATCGTGGAGACGGCCCTGGGACTCTTTCCCAAAGACGCCCCCCTGCATGCGGCGGACCTGGGCTGCGGCTCGGGCTGCCTGGCCGTGTGCCTGGCCTTCCATCTGCCCCTGGCGCGCGTCACCGCCCTGGATTCGAGCCCCGAGGCCCTCGCCGTGGCCCGCGCCAACGCCCTGCGCCACGGCGTGGAAGACCGCACGGAATTCGTGGAGGCCGACTTCTCCGGGCTCCCGGAAGCGCCCGGCGGGTATCAGCTGGTGGTCTCCAACCCGCCCTACGTAAGCCGGGAGGAATACGCGGAGCTCTCGCCCGAGGTGGCCCGCTTCGAGCCCCGCCAGGCCCTCACCCCCGGCCCCACCGGGTTGGAGGCCTACCCTGCGGTGCTCGCCGCCGCCAGGGACCGCCTGGCCGCCGGGGGCGCGCTGCTGGCCGAGATCGGCTGGAAGCAGGGCCAGGCCGTCAAGGACCTCTTCGAGGCCCCGGAACACGGCTTCACCCAGGTGCGCGTCCTCAAGGACCTCGCCGGACTGGACCGCGCGGTCCTGGGCCGCAAGCCCGGCTGA